In Fructilactobacillus cliffordii, a single genomic region encodes these proteins:
- the rlmD gene encoding 23S rRNA (uracil(1939)-C(5))-methyltransferase RlmD — protein MKKQRNQSHQRSTDVQVQLHQRVTVTIKRLGINGEGVGYYRRKLIFIPGALPTEVVQADISEIKPRHLRGTLQQIDKKSQFRIAPRDAYATEVGGLELEVLDYPQQLKFKRDLVKQALSRFHPRGFEKYDIRPVIGMQDPYEYRNKAQFQIRTDEAGRVIAGLYKEGTHEVVDMETCAVQDPLTMKVMRAVVQMVQDLQIPTYDEESNTGILKTIVVRAARNTDQVQLVFITHSKKLLKQHQLIWRIAEELPEVTSIMHNVNPGTSPLIWGEQTIRLAGSPTITEKIKGLSFALSARAFLQLNSIMTPKLYDLAGQALELAPTDRLVDAYAGVGTIGLTLAHQVDEVRGMETIPEAVEDANQNAATNRIENAHYFTGKAEELLPEWEQAGWYPDALVVDPPRVGLDQKLIDTILATRPQKFVYVSCNQSTLAQDLVQLTKEYNVDYLQPVDMLPQTAHVEIVVKLTLK, from the coding sequence ACCATCAAACGACTCGGCATTAACGGCGAAGGGGTCGGCTACTACCGCCGCAAATTAATCTTCATTCCCGGAGCCCTCCCGACGGAAGTCGTCCAGGCTGACATTAGTGAAATTAAACCGCGCCACCTTCGGGGAACGTTACAACAAATCGATAAAAAAAGTCAGTTCCGGATTGCTCCTCGTGACGCCTACGCCACCGAAGTCGGTGGTTTAGAACTTGAAGTGCTCGACTACCCCCAACAGTTAAAGTTTAAACGGGACTTAGTAAAACAAGCCCTCAGTCGCTTTCATCCCCGAGGCTTTGAAAAATACGACATCCGCCCCGTGATTGGGATGCAGGATCCGTATGAATACCGGAATAAGGCCCAATTTCAAATTCGGACCGATGAAGCTGGCCGCGTGATTGCGGGTCTATACAAAGAAGGAACGCACGAAGTGGTCGACATGGAAACCTGTGCGGTTCAAGACCCACTCACTATGAAGGTAATGCGCGCCGTGGTCCAGATGGTGCAAGACCTCCAGATTCCGACCTACGACGAAGAATCCAACACTGGAATTTTAAAGACGATTGTGGTGCGGGCAGCTCGAAACACCGATCAGGTCCAACTGGTCTTTATTACCCACTCTAAGAAACTTTTAAAACAACACCAGTTAATCTGGCGGATTGCCGAAGAACTACCCGAGGTAACGTCAATCATGCACAACGTCAATCCGGGTACTTCTCCGCTAATTTGGGGAGAACAAACCATCCGGTTGGCAGGAAGTCCGACAATTACCGAAAAAATTAAGGGATTATCATTTGCCCTTTCGGCTCGTGCTTTCCTACAATTAAACTCCATCATGACCCCCAAGCTCTATGACCTAGCTGGTCAGGCGCTAGAATTAGCCCCAACTGATCGTTTGGTCGACGCCTACGCGGGAGTCGGAACCATTGGACTAACTTTAGCCCACCAAGTGGATGAGGTCCGGGGGATGGAAACAATCCCGGAAGCGGTCGAAGATGCCAATCAAAACGCCGCTACGAATCGGATTGAAAACGCCCACTACTTTACCGGAAAAGCCGAAGAACTCTTGCCCGAATGGGAACAAGCGGGGTGGTATCCCGATGCACTCGTGGTGGATCCGCCCCGGGTCGGCTTGGATCAAAAATTAATTGATACCATTCTCGCCACCCGACCCCAGAAATTTGTTTACGTTTCCTGCAACCAATCTACCTTGGCTCAGGACCTGGTCCAGTTAACCAAGGAATATAACGTTGACTACTTACAGCCCGTCGACATGTTGCCGCAAACGGCACACGTTGAAATTGTGGTTAAATTAACTCTGAAATAA
- a CDS encoding Abi family protein, with translation MTIKGKTTNGLMKHIRDNHKITINGSKEKKELLEMGYFHGYKAYRLGLENYISNFSQIEAIYNFDMRLKSSLYTHVIKYETLIKNITLSCIASSPDGGVSLKDVMKNKLNGYNDISNSNKRKKKIKSKLKLKAILEELVMENYNKPYVNHYVDSSNPLPLWAYFELMTMGSFGIFINLLNVETKIKISKSLKTYDYQLDPNCKTLSNDIFLIKDLRNCIAHNSPIFDVRFKNNNPSNLQCNKLVNYFNLSVNIKFDSIIDYFLLIVFYFNSFNGNKTESRKIIKEATIVCNDFKNSINNNSLLFKIIGSDYQTKLNEALTSI, from the coding sequence ATGACTATTAAGGGAAAAACTACTAATGGATTAATGAAACATATTAGGGATAATCATAAAATAACCATAAACGGTTCCAAAGAAAAAAAGGAATTGTTGGAAATGGGTTATTTTCATGGCTACAAAGCTTATAGATTAGGATTAGAAAATTATATTTCAAATTTTTCTCAAATAGAAGCTATTTACAATTTCGATATGCGTTTAAAAAGTTCACTTTATACTCATGTTATAAAATATGAAACATTGATAAAAAACATCACTTTATCTTGCATAGCTTCATCACCTGATGGTGGAGTCTCCTTAAAAGACGTTATGAAAAACAAACTGAATGGATACAATGATATTTCGAATAGTAATAAACGAAAGAAAAAAATTAAAAGCAAATTAAAATTAAAAGCCATTTTAGAAGAGTTAGTGATGGAAAATTATAACAAACCATATGTTAATCATTACGTTGATTCATCTAATCCACTTCCTCTATGGGCTTACTTTGAATTAATGACAATGGGATCATTCGGAATCTTCATAAATTTGTTAAACGTAGAAACTAAAATCAAAATATCAAAATCTTTAAAAACATATGATTACCAGTTAGATCCTAATTGTAAAACCCTATCTAACGATATTTTTCTAATCAAAGATCTAAGAAACTGTATTGCTCATAATAGCCCTATTTTTGACGTTAGATTTAAAAACAACAACCCAAGTAATCTCCAATGTAATAAACTAGTAAACTATTTTAATTTATCAGTCAATATTAAATTTGATAGTATAATTGATTATTTCTTGCTTATAGTATTTTATTTCAATTCTTTTAATGGTAATAAAACCGAATCAAGAAAAATAATTAAAGAAGCTACTATTGTATGCAATGATTTCAAAAATAGTATAAACAATAATAGTCTACTATTTAAAATAATAGGAAGTGATTATCAAACGAAATTAAACGAAGCCCTAACTTCAATTTAA